ATCTGTTCTAATTACGACTTTAAAAACACCGTTATGAACGGACATGTGAAACCTTATAAAATTTTCAACAAAAACGGAATTAAAGTAGGTGTTTTTGGTTTAGGAATTGAGCTTAATGGCTTAGTTGATAAACAAATGTATAAGGAAACCGTTTATAATAATCCTGTAGAAATCGCACAGGATATGACACAAATACTTAAAAAAGAAGAGAAATGCGACTTAGTTATCTGTCTTTCGCATTTGGGCTACAGCTATCGTGATGATGAATCGAAAATTTGTGATGTAAAATTAGCTGCTTTAACACAGGATATTGATTTAATTATTGGAGGCCACACGCATACATTTCTTGATAAACCGACTATCTTGAAAAACAAGGCGGGACAAGATGTATTAGTAAATCAAGTGGGATGTTATGGAATAAATTTAGGCCGAATTGATTTTTATTTTGACAACAATAAGAATCATACCAATCAAGGGAAATCAATTATTGTATAATACTTTCCTCTGCAGTTTAGCTTTTTCAAGAAAATACTCTGCCATAAAATAATAGGCCAGTATCTGGGTTATATCCCGAATTAGAACCAGCACAACTGAATAGGAAAAATACACGTTGAAAATATAGAAGATATCTGAAAATATATAACTCACAGCCATTAAAGACATTAATAGCGCCAAATAGGTTCCTTTTGTAATATAACTTACAAATGAATAATAGCTTAAAATACTTAATACTATCCCGTAGATGGTATAGAGTAAATTAAATTTTTTCATGTTATCAAACTGCAGACTTAATACAGAAACCAGTAAGTAAACAATAAAAATTACTACTATCGAAATGGGGAGTATATCTTTTCTTCTTAATTGAATGCGCTCATGATCTATTATAAAAAGCTTTATAATCAATAAGTAGACGATTAAAAAGCTAATTACTCCTCCTATTTCAGAAATCTCAACATCCATGAGATCAAAAACCTGGCCTACAAAGCAAAAGAAAAAGATCAGGCCTTCTGTTTTTCCAACTTTAAAATCATTACTTACAATAAAATAAAAAAAGATAGCCGGCAGGACTACGGCTTTAGCATAAATCGCTAAAGCATCCTGCTTTATCCAGTCGAAAATAATTGTAAACAATAATGCTACAAAGAATAAAATCAACGATGGTTTATTCGCTTTCATTTAGTTTATTTATAAAATCTATTTCTGACAATATCGGAATATTTAATTTACTTGCTTTTTCTAATTTAGCTGGTCCCATATTATCCCCTGCAACTACAAAATCTGTTTTTGCGGAAATTGAACTTCCCACTTTTCCACCATTATCTTCTATAGTCTTCTTTAATTCGTCTCTCGAAAATTGGCTAAAAACTCCTGAAACTACAAAAGTTTTTCCAATAAATTTCTCGGTAGCATTTGGGTTGATTTTTTCTTCTATTTCAAATTGAACTCCGTAACTTTTTAAGCGTTCAATGATTCTCTTATTTTCTTCATTCTCAAAAAACTCAATAACACTTTTGGCAATTCTCTCGCCAATCTCATCCACCAAAACTAAGTCCATTAAAGAGGCCTGGCTCAGGGCATCAATATTTTTATAATGTTTAGCCAGTTTTTTAGCAACTGTTT
The sequence above is drawn from the Flavobacterium sp. N2038 genome and encodes:
- a CDS encoding lysoplasmalogenase — its product is MKANKPSLILFFVALLFTIIFDWIKQDALAIYAKAVVLPAIFFYFIVSNDFKVGKTEGLIFFFCFVGQVFDLMDVEISEIGGVISFLIVYLLIIKLFIIDHERIQLRRKDILPISIVVIFIVYLLVSVLSLQFDNMKKFNLLYTIYGIVLSILSYYSFVSYITKGTYLALLMSLMAVSYIFSDIFYIFNVYFSYSVVLVLIRDITQILAYYFMAEYFLEKAKLQRKVLYNN
- a CDS encoding bifunctional metallophosphatase/5'-nucleotidase; protein product: MKRREFIEKTAASTALLSLGLSLSSFESNDIKHLTILHTNDVHSHIDPFPADDPRNANKGGVSRRAALIETIRRENPNVLLLDAGDIFQGTPYFNYYGGELEFKLMSMMKYDASAIGNHDFDNGVEGLYAQLPHASFDFICSNYDFKNTVMNGHVKPYKIFNKNGIKVGVFGLGIELNGLVDKQMYKETVYNNPVEIAQDMTQILKKEEKCDLVICLSHLGYSYRDDESKICDVKLAALTQDIDLIIGGHTHTFLDKPTILKNKAGQDVLVNQVGCYGINLGRIDFYFDNNKNHTNQGKSIIV